The following coding sequences lie in one Kribbella sp. NBC_00709 genomic window:
- a CDS encoding APC family permease — protein sequence MTPALGDIGKRLLLGRKLRSTQLGETLLPKRIALPVFASDALSSVAYAPDEVFLTLSIAGLAAYSFSWKIGLLVAFVMLVVVASYRQNVHAYPSGGGDYEVATVNIGPTAGLTVASALMVDYVLTVAVSISSGVQNAKSALPFLEGHEVPLAVGLVLVLTAMNLRGVRESGAVFAVPTYIFMFSIIGMAIWGLIRLSAGNLPMAESADFEVHAESGHEVFTGLAAVFLLARAFSSGCAALTGVEAISNGVPAFRKPKSKNAATTLLLLGTIAVTMLMSILFLASKIRLRYAEDPATQLYRNGQPVGDGYTQKTVIGQIGDSVFSNFQPAFYLVIGATMLILVLAANTAFNGFPVLASILARDGYLPRQLHTRGDRLAYSNGIVLLALCAVGLIIAFDAQVTKLIQLYIVGVFVSFTLSQFGMIRHWTRHLKTETDGAKRRQMYRSRVINAIGLTMTGIVLIIVLLTKFTHGAYIAILAMAGLFLLMKGIHRHYDTVRKQMSAEGEEPLMLPSRVHSIVLISKLHKPTLRALAFAKAARPSTLEAVTVDVDRDEADALQADWDARGIPIPLKRLASPYREITRPILQYVQDIRRQSPRDVVMVYIPEYVVGHWWEHILHNQSALRLKGRLLFTPGVMVTSVPYQLLSSQGAEERQDRVERVAGQVRRGARKASGDR from the coding sequence GTGACTCCCGCTCTAGGCGACATCGGCAAACGGCTGCTGCTCGGTCGCAAACTGCGCAGCACCCAGCTGGGCGAGACCCTGCTGCCGAAGCGCATCGCCCTCCCGGTGTTTGCGAGCGACGCGCTGTCGTCGGTCGCGTACGCCCCCGACGAGGTCTTCCTGACGCTGTCGATCGCCGGACTGGCGGCGTACAGCTTCTCCTGGAAGATCGGCCTGCTGGTCGCGTTCGTGATGCTTGTCGTGGTGGCGTCGTACCGGCAGAACGTGCACGCGTACCCGTCCGGCGGCGGTGACTACGAGGTCGCGACGGTGAACATCGGCCCGACGGCCGGGCTGACCGTGGCCAGCGCGCTGATGGTCGACTACGTGCTGACCGTCGCGGTGTCGATCTCCTCCGGCGTGCAGAACGCCAAGTCGGCGCTGCCGTTCCTGGAAGGGCACGAGGTACCGCTGGCGGTCGGCCTGGTGCTGGTGCTGACCGCGATGAACCTGCGCGGGGTCCGTGAGTCCGGGGCGGTGTTCGCGGTCCCGACGTACATCTTCATGTTCTCGATCATCGGGATGGCGATCTGGGGCCTGATCCGGCTCAGCGCCGGCAACCTGCCGATGGCGGAGAGCGCGGACTTCGAGGTCCATGCCGAGTCGGGCCACGAGGTCTTCACCGGACTGGCCGCGGTCTTCCTGCTGGCGCGGGCGTTCTCGTCCGGGTGTGCGGCGCTGACCGGGGTCGAGGCGATCAGCAACGGCGTACCGGCCTTCCGCAAGCCGAAGAGCAAGAACGCCGCGACCACGCTGCTGCTGCTCGGCACGATCGCGGTGACGATGCTGATGAGCATCCTGTTCCTGGCCAGCAAGATCAGACTCCGGTACGCCGAGGATCCCGCCACCCAGCTGTATCGCAACGGGCAGCCGGTCGGCGACGGCTACACCCAGAAGACCGTGATCGGCCAGATCGGCGACTCGGTGTTCTCGAACTTCCAGCCGGCCTTCTACCTGGTCATCGGCGCGACCATGCTGATCCTGGTGCTGGCCGCGAACACCGCGTTCAACGGGTTCCCGGTACTGGCGTCGATCCTGGCCCGGGACGGCTACCTTCCCCGCCAGCTGCACACTCGCGGCGATCGGCTCGCGTACAGCAACGGCATCGTGCTGCTGGCGCTCTGCGCGGTCGGCCTGATCATCGCGTTCGACGCCCAGGTGACCAAGCTGATCCAGCTCTACATCGTCGGTGTGTTCGTCAGCTTCACGCTCAGCCAGTTCGGCATGATCCGGCACTGGACCAGGCACCTGAAGACCGAGACCGACGGCGCCAAGCGGCGGCAGATGTACCGCTCGCGGGTGATCAACGCGATCGGCCTGACGATGACCGGCATCGTGCTGATCATCGTGCTGCTGACCAAGTTCACCCACGGCGCGTACATCGCGATCCTCGCCATGGCCGGGCTGTTCCTGCTGATGAAGGGCATCCACCGGCACTACGACACGGTCCGCAAGCAGATGTCCGCGGAAGGCGAGGAGCCGCTGATGCTGCCGTCCCGGGTGCACTCGATCGTGCTGATCTCGAAGTTGCACAAGCCGACCCTGCGGGCGCTGGCCTTCGCCAAGGCCGCCCGGCCGTCGACGCTCGAGGCGGTCACCGTCGATGTCGACCGGGACGAGGCGGACGCACTGCAGGCCGACTGGGACGCTCGCGGCATCCCGATCCCGCTGAAGCGACTGGCCTCGCCGTACCGGGAGATCACCCGGCCGATCCTGCAGTACGTCCAGGACATCCGGCGGCAGTCGCCGCGGGACGTGGTGATGGTCTACATCCCGGAGTACGTCGTCGGGCACTGGTGGGAACACATCCTCCACAACCAGAGCGCACTCCGGCTCAAGGGGCGGCTCTTGTTCACACCTGGTGTGATGGTTACGTCGGTTCCTTATCAGTTGCTCTCGTCGCAGGGGGCGGAGGAGCGGCAGGACCGGGTGGAACGGGTAGCCGGCCAGGTACGGCGCGGTGCCCGCAAGGCGTCAGGAGATCGGTGA
- a CDS encoding class I SAM-dependent RNA methyltransferase codes for MTDENNSLVGAVVELEVGPVAHGGHCVARHEGQVVFVRHALPGELVHARITEQTAKYLRADAVSVLTPSPQRIEPPCPYAGPGLCGGCDFQHANIVEQRRLKATVVSDTLRRIGGIERTVVMESPGDDGLGWRTRMRYAVVDERPGMYAHRSHDLVPIDRCLIAHPGTPDVLSSRWPGVSSVQAVVSSEGKTAVQTDQEPGERLVEVVRERRFLVEADGFWQVHPAAPETLLDAVLSGLEPAAGETALDLYSGVGLFAAFLAEAGCAVLAIEGDKDAVRNARRNLHDLKNVTLENGDVDRVLNAAAGQGLERVDLVVLDPPRTGAGKDVVRRVAALGPRRVAYVACDPAALARDLKTFARLGYGIASLRAFDLFGMTHHIECVAILEPVDSELVSGGTLG; via the coding sequence GTGACAGACGAGAACAACAGTCTGGTTGGGGCGGTAGTCGAGCTGGAGGTAGGGCCAGTCGCGCACGGGGGTCACTGCGTCGCCCGGCACGAGGGACAGGTGGTGTTCGTCCGGCATGCGCTGCCGGGGGAGCTGGTGCACGCCCGGATCACGGAGCAGACCGCCAAGTACCTGCGTGCGGACGCCGTCTCGGTGCTGACGCCGTCCCCGCAGCGGATCGAGCCGCCGTGCCCGTATGCCGGACCCGGCCTGTGTGGTGGCTGTGACTTCCAGCACGCCAACATCGTCGAGCAGCGCCGGCTGAAGGCGACCGTGGTGTCGGACACCCTCCGGCGGATCGGCGGTATCGAGCGGACCGTCGTGATGGAGTCGCCGGGCGACGACGGGCTCGGCTGGCGGACCCGCATGCGGTACGCCGTCGTGGACGAGCGGCCCGGGATGTACGCGCACCGCTCCCACGACCTGGTGCCGATCGACCGGTGCCTGATCGCCCATCCGGGGACTCCGGACGTGCTGTCCTCGCGGTGGCCCGGCGTGTCGTCTGTGCAGGCCGTCGTGTCGTCCGAGGGCAAGACCGCTGTACAGACCGACCAAGAGCCTGGTGAGCGGCTGGTCGAGGTCGTGCGGGAGCGACGGTTCCTGGTGGAGGCCGATGGGTTCTGGCAGGTGCACCCGGCGGCGCCGGAGACGCTGCTGGACGCCGTACTGAGTGGTCTGGAGCCTGCAGCGGGGGAGACCGCGCTGGACCTGTACTCCGGTGTGGGGCTGTTCGCTGCGTTCCTGGCCGAGGCCGGATGTGCCGTGCTGGCCATCGAGGGGGACAAGGACGCAGTCCGGAACGCCCGGCGGAACCTGCACGACCTGAAGAACGTGACGCTGGAGAACGGCGACGTCGACCGGGTGTTGAACGCTGCGGCCGGGCAGGGTCTGGAGCGTGTGGACCTCGTGGTCCTCGATCCACCGCGGACAGGCGCCGGCAAGGACGTCGTACGGCGGGTCGCGGCCCTCGGGCCACGGCGGGTGGCGTACGTCGCGTGCGACCCGGCGGCGCTGGCGCGGGACCTGAAGACGTTCGCGCGTCTCGGATACGGGATCGCCTCGCTGCGCGCCTTCGATCTCTTCGGCATGACCCACCACATCGAGTGCGTCGCCATCCTCGAGCCCGTGGATAGTGAACTGGTGAGTGGGGGAACCCTCGGGTAG